CTTCCGCCGCGCGTACGTCCGCGCGCCCACACCCGGGGAGATCCATGTCCGTCACACCGCTCGCTCCCGCCTCGACCGCGCAGTCCACCGCCGCGTTCCGGGGCCGGATCGGCCGGGACGCGCGCAGCGGGCACTACGCCGTGCCGCGCCGCTACCGGCTGCATCTGTCGCCCGCCTGTCCGGACGGACTGCGCATCGCCGTCGTCCACAGCCTGCTCGGCCTCGACGACGCCTGTCCCGTGACGTTCCTCGACGCGATCCCCGACTGTCCCGACGGCGGCCACACGGCGCTGCGCCCCCTCTACGAGGCCAGCGCGCACCGGTACAAGGGCGCCGCCGTCGGCCCCGTGCTCAGCGACGACTGGTCGGGCCGCATCGTCAGCACCCATGCCCCGGACATCACCCGCGACCTCGCCCGCTTCGGCGGCGACCGCCCGGCGCTGTACCCGTGCGGCGCGGAGTCGGAGACCGAGGCCGTGGAACGGCTGTGCGCCCAGGGCATCGAGCGGGCCGCGCAGGAGGCCGGCACGGCGGGCACCGACCCGGACGCACGTGCCGCGGCGCTCGACACGCTGCTGGAGACCCTGGCCTCGCTGGAGAACTGGCTCACCGGACGGGAGTACCTGATCCGGGATCAGATCACCGCCGCAGACGTCGAGTTGTGGGTCACGCTGGTCCAGCTCGACACCGTGCACCGCCATCACCTGGACGCCTCCGCCGTGCAGCGGATCGCCGCCCACCCCGCACTGTGGGCGTACGCCCGCCGGCTGGCGGCCCACCCCGCCTTCGGCGCGCACCTCGACCTCGACGGCATCGCCCGTCGCCACCACGCCCACTGCCGTGGCCTGGAGGCCGCGGGATCGGCCGTGCAGATCCTGGACTGGGCGGCGCACGCCGCGCGGACCCGCTAGGCGTTCCACCTGGTGGACCGGCGTTGACAGACGCTCGGACAACTGGCTTCACTTACGGCACTCTTGACGCAGAAGGGCCCTGGCGGCCCCTGAGAACGATGACGGTGACGGACATGTACGCAGCTCCCAGGACGGCCACGCGCCGTACCTCGAGCTGCGTACCGCCGTACGCGAATCTCCTTGTCGCCGATCGCTCCGTCGACCTCCTGCGCGTGAACAGCGCACTGTGTACCGCACCGGGCCGAGCCCGCTGTCGGGGCTGACGTCCCCCTCCGCAGCCCCCGCGTTCCCGACGAACACCGCCCGCGCGGTGTGCCGTTGTCCGCCCAGCCCCCGGTTCCCGTGCGTCCCCGTGTGCCACGACCCGCCGTAGAGCGGCCGTCGTAGCCGCGTTCCGTGCGCCCGTGTCCGGGGATCCGAACCCGCCGGAGCCCCTCATGAGTGAACCCCCAGGCGCCGCCGTCTCCGTCACGGAGCCACCGCCGA
Above is a window of Streptomyces sp. NBC_00490 DNA encoding:
- a CDS encoding glutathione S-transferase C-terminal domain-containing protein, which encodes MSVTPLAPASTAQSTAAFRGRIGRDARSGHYAVPRRYRLHLSPACPDGLRIAVVHSLLGLDDACPVTFLDAIPDCPDGGHTALRPLYEASAHRYKGAAVGPVLSDDWSGRIVSTHAPDITRDLARFGGDRPALYPCGAESETEAVERLCAQGIERAAQEAGTAGTDPDARAAALDTLLETLASLENWLTGREYLIRDQITAADVELWVTLVQLDTVHRHHLDASAVQRIAAHPALWAYARRLAAHPAFGAHLDLDGIARRHHAHCRGLEAAGSAVQILDWAAHAARTR